CACCATTTCCGTTTCGATCTCGCCGGGGGCCACCGCATTGACCCGCACGCCAAGAGCGGCGAACTCATTGGCCATTTCCCGCGTCAGCGCCGAGAGAGCCGCCTTGGAAATAGAATAGGCCGATCCGGCAAAGGGGTGAATCTCATGTCCGGCAATGGAGGTGATATTGACGATGGCCCCTTGCCCCCGATGCAGCGCTGCGGCAAAGCCCCTGGATAAGCGCAAACCGGCGAAGAAATTCAATTCGAACACATCCCGCCAGGCCTTCAAGTCCCCGTTCAGGCATCCCAGACGTTCCTTGAAGGACGTCTTTGGCGACATGCCGGCATTGTTGACCAAGGCATGCAGCGGCCGGTCGCCCAGATAGGTATTCACTTCGTCAATGAAGTTGGCGGTGCTATCGCCATCGGCAAGATCCGTGGGCACATGCACCGTCCATCGCGGGTCACGACCGCATTCCGGCGGTACCTCACCCCGAGCGCAGGTAATGATTTCCCAGCCTCGCTCAAAGAACAGCAATGCCGTGGCATGCCCGATGCCGCGACTGGCACCCGTAATCACCACGGTTTTTCGCTCGTTGGACATTGGCTTTCCCACCCTTGGCCTGCCCGAAGGATCGCAACCGCGAGCCCATCCGTCAACCAAACCTATTTACTCATGACCCTGTTACGGCCGCATTCCTTGGCCAGATGAAGAGCCGAGTCAGCCCGCTGGATAGCGGCTTCGAGATTGGGTTCATCCCGGTTCCAAGTGGCACAACCGATGCTGACGGTCATGGAAATCTCCAGACCGGCGTGTAGGGCCGGCGTTTCAGAGACTTTGTGCCGCAACCGCTCGGCCAACGAGATCGCATCCAGCATCGTCGTTTCCGGCAAGGTGGCCACGAACTCCTCTCCGCCAAAGCGGCAGAGGATATCGCTCGCCCGGAGAAAAGGAGTAATGGTCTCGACGAACGCACGCAGGACCGTGTCTCCCGCGGGATGGCCATATTTTTCATTGATCGCCTTGAAATTATCCAGGTCCATGATGATCACGGACAGTGCATGATTGAACCGGCGGCAACGCGCCACTTCGGCGTCGGCGACTGAAAAGAATTGGCGGCGATTATACGCGCCGGTCAAGGGATCGCTATGGGACAGTATACGGAGCTTCTTCTTCAATTCCCGCTTTTCGGAAATGTCTTCTTGAATGCCTATGAAGTGGGTGATCTTGCCGGACGCATCGACGATCGGAGAGATCTGTCCCTCGGTCCAATAGTAGCTGCCATCTTTGCGACGATTATGGAAGACCCCGCGCCAGGTGCGTCCCGAGGAGATAGTGTCCCACAAGTTTTTGTATTCCTCCGGCGCGGTTTCTCCTGATTTCAGCTTTCGGGGGTTTTCGCCGATCATCTCTTTGGCGCCATAGCCCGAGATCTCGGAAAATCGGAGATTGATATACTCCGCAATGCCCTCGGTATCCGTGATAATCACCCCGGCCGGACTCTGTTCCACGCCGACAAACAGGATCCGCAGATAGCTCTCGGCGATTTCCCGGCTGGTTCGAGCCTGAGCGGTTTGCCAGATTCCGTATGCTGTCAGCAATAAGATGCCGACGAAGGCGGTCAGCAGTGTTCTGTTTTCCAACGCTTGGGCCAGGGAATAATTTAGGTCATCGGGGCCAAAACGCGATAGCAGCACCCAGGACTGTTTTAAAGGCCTCGCCTCCCCACTGGAAACGAATGGGGTGACCATCGGATTTTCCATGCTTCCTTTGATAATCGCCTGAGGTTTTAGGCGCCTGAAAACAAACAGCTCTCCCTCCGATTCGGCGCGTCCCCATTCTTGATCGCCAATTTGCTTCCACGCATGGGAATTCTCCCGTGCAAAGGAATCTCCGTGGTCGAACATAAAACCCCATTCCCGCTCCGGGTTCGGGTGATGCAACCAGAAACCTTGCTCATTGACCATCGAATAGCGTCTCAGTCTGGCCTCGGATAACTGGGACGTAAACCGGTGGAGCATCTTCTGGGCCAGATAGTTAAGAACAAGGACTCCCCGCCTCTTGCCGGCGGCGTCATCCAATGGCAAGGCGATGCGCAGCATGGGCTTCAAAGGGCGCTCGATCAGGCCATTTTCCTTGTTCAGATCGAGCGGAGAAATATAAATCTCACGCTCTCCCTGGTTCATGGTCTCCTTGAAATAATAGCGATCGCCTTTGTTCTGTAGTTGGTTTGCAGGAACCACCTTCGGTTGTCCTTCGTTGTAATTTATTCGCACAACCTCCAGTCCGTCAGAATCCAAAAAACGAATTTGGTCGTAGAGGCGCCGGTCGGTAGTAAAATTGAGAAACCGATACTCCAATTCGTAGCGCCTTCCCTCGTCGGGATCGGCGAGGTACTGCTGCATTTCATAGCTATCGGCCAACACCAGCGCATCGCTGACCAGGATTTCCAGGTCACGCTCCATCAAGGTTTTGACCAGGCGCATATGCGCCGCTTCATCGGTCAATCGCAATTCCACTCGCCGCTCGTGTTCGGCAATCTGGAACAGAAAGAATATACCAACCAACAGGGCTGCAATCGGCACATAGTACAAGGCGAACCGTCGCAACACCTTTCCGGTCGCAGCGGAATCAAAGATTTGGGGTATGGAGGCGGTATCGTCTCGAATCGTCATGGCAAGGAAACGGGCCCACAACAGGGTCAGGGGAAAGAGCCATAGCATAGCCATTCCACCATCCATTGGCTATGCCGGGTATGGGCCTTGCCAAGCCACGAAGACCGGGCCAACCTGTTGCCATGTGTTCCCGATTCAACAACGGCGGTTCACCACAAGAACTGCAACAGCGCTTTGGCGACTGGGACTGGCCGGACCCCCTGCCCAATGGCGATCAACGCCCGACGGATTCCGTTCTCACGCTGGATATCCAAGAAGGCGCCCGCCTGCTCGCCTGGGGCATTCCCTCCCCTTTCGACGGCAAGCCGCTGATCAATGCGCGCTCGGAAACCCTGGAGATCAAACAGACATTCCGCCCCTTGCTTCAGCGCCGGGTCCTGGTCCCGGCAAGCTTTTACTATGAATGGCGCAAGGATGGAAAACGCTCACTCAAGAACCGGATCGGGCGCCCGGATGGGGCCTACATGGCCCTGGCGGGTCTCACTGACGGGCGCTTCCTGACCATTGTCACCTGTGCGCCGTCCCCGAGCATCGCGCACATCCATGGACGCATGCCGGTCATCCTTGATGAATCCCTCGAACGGGACTGGATGAAC
The sequence above is drawn from the Magnetospira sp. QH-2 genome and encodes:
- a CDS encoding sensor domain-containing diguanylate cyclase, producing MERDLEILVSDALVLADSYEMQQYLADPDEGRRYELEYRFLNFTTDRRLYDQIRFLDSDGLEVVRINYNEGQPKVVPANQLQNKGDRYYFKETMNQGEREIYISPLDLNKENGLIERPLKPMLRIALPLDDAAGKRRGVLVLNYLAQKMLHRFTSQLSEARLRRYSMVNEQGFWLHHPNPEREWGFMFDHGDSFARENSHAWKQIGDQEWGRAESEGELFVFRRLKPQAIIKGSMENPMVTPFVSSGEARPLKQSWVLLSRFGPDDLNYSLAQALENRTLLTAFVGILLLTAYGIWQTAQARTSREIAESYLRILFVGVEQSPAGVIITDTEGIAEYINLRFSEISGYGAKEMIGENPRKLKSGETAPEEYKNLWDTISSGRTWRGVFHNRRKDGSYYWTEGQISPIVDASGKITHFIGIQEDISEKRELKKKLRILSHSDPLTGAYNRRQFFSVADAEVARCRRFNHALSVIIMDLDNFKAINEKYGHPAGDTVLRAFVETITPFLRASDILCRFGGEEFVATLPETTMLDAISLAERLRHKVSETPALHAGLEISMTVSIGCATWNRDEPNLEAAIQRADSALHLAKECGRNRVMSK
- a CDS encoding SOS response-associated peptidase, which gives rise to MCSRFNNGGSPQELQQRFGDWDWPDPLPNGDQRPTDSVLTLDIQEGARLLAWGIPSPFDGKPLINARSETLEIKQTFRPLLQRRVLVPASFYYEWRKDGKRSLKNRIGRPDGAYMALAGLTDGRFLTIVTCAPSPSIAHIHGRMPVILDESLERDWMNNQIGFGTIQPALAPAPDHLLSAVEDQPPPDPQMSLF
- a CDS encoding SDR family NAD(P)-dependent oxidoreductase yields the protein MSNERKTVVITGASRGIGHATALLFFERGWEIITCARGEVPPECGRDPRWTVHVPTDLADGDSTANFIDEVNTYLGDRPLHALVNNAGMSPKTSFKERLGCLNGDLKAWRDVFELNFFAGLRLSRGFAAALHRGQGAIVNITSIAGHEIHPFAGSAYSISKAALSALTREMANEFAALGVRVNAVAPGEIETEMVQPEYEVLIPRIPMGRMGTAKETATTIYYLCSEDASYVTGTEIWVTGGQHML